The DNA region GCGACAGGGCTTTGGCCATCGCGCGGATGTAGGCGGCGTTCGCCCCGCAACAGCCACCTATATATTGTACGCCCTGGGAGATCGCCTGAGTTGCGAAGTCGGCGAACTCACGCCTGGAGACCTGTATGGTCTCCAGGTCATCGGGGAACTGGGGCATGCGCGTGAAGCAAGGGGTATCGTCCGAGGTCCTGAAAGCCGCCGGCTGGGCGGCTATCGGCACGTCCACGGCTGCCCTCATCTGGAGCACTATGGGCAGCATCCTGCTCGGCTCCTGCTCGCAGTTGGCCCCGACTATATCGGCCCCAGCATCCACCATCGCGCGCGCGCACTCCGCGGGGGTGTAACCGTCCGAGCTCTCGGTAGTCTTGGGCCTGAAGCTCATGGTGGCCATGACCGGGAGGCCGCAGTCGCGAGCGCACTCCAGTGCTATGAGCATCTCCTGCAGGTGGAAGAAGGTCTCCAGGATCAGGAAGTCCACCCCAGCGCTTGTAAGGATGCGTATCTGCTCGGCGATCAGATCCCGGGCGTGCTCTCGGGCGGCTGGCCCCTCCCGCTCAAAGAGCTGGGTTCGAGCCACTGAGGCGGCCACCAAAGCACGCTCCCCTGCCACCTCTCGGGCTATGCGCACCGCTGCTATGTTTATCGCCTCCGTCTGGGGACCGTAGCCCGCTCGCGAGAGCTTCTCCCTGGTGGCAAAGAACGTCAGCGCTTGCAGCACCTGCGATCCAGCCATCAGGAACTCCGTGTGCAGCTCTCTCAGAGCGTCCGGGTGCTCTATGGCTACCTCCGGGGTGTACTGGCCACTACCCTTGCCCGTGCCCACCTTCTCCCGATCCGAGCCGCTCTGGACGTATCCTCTCCTCTCCAGCTCGATGAGGTAGCCTCCGTCGCCCAGGATATAGCCCTGGTGCCTTATGATCTCCAGTGGATTTCTCGCCATCGTCTTCTCCTGTTAAGGTAGGTTGAAAGTGCTCTCCAGGTGCTGCGCCCTGCCGGTACGCGCTGCGACATAACCCTTCTCGATGATCTCCACCACGTGTGCGGCGTGTTCCCCAGATGGTATGGGATCCTTGTCGGCCATGATGCAATCCACGAGGTGCATGATGTCCGCGTAGACGTGGGGCTCAGGTATGGCGGCGTGACGTGCGTCCACGTAGGGCAGCCAGCTATCAGGTAGATACTCCCCCTCCCTCTCGCCCCCGATCTCGGCCAGCCCGTGGCTGGAGGTTATGTACAGCCTGCTGGGGTGGCCCGACAAAGGCTCTATCTCCAGGGTCTCGATAGCCCCCTCGGAGCCGTATATGCCCATCGATCCCCATGTGACCAGCCTGCCGGTCATGCAGCTGTGGCCCCCTGCCACGGCGAACGTGGAGTCCCCGAAATCCAGCATCAGCAGGCTGTTGTCATCCACCTCCAGCTGTATGGTCTTGTCCCTCCATTGACGCGTCGGGACAGCTATCCCGCTCATCGCCGCCACGCGCAGCGCGGGTCCAAGTATGCCCGTCAGGCTGTGGAGGACGTAGACCGTGACGTCCACCAGGGGCCCCCCGCCGGCCTTGTAGTACCAGGTGGGATCCACCGAGTGGAGCACGTCCTCCCCCTGCCTCTGGGGCTCGTAGTCGTGCCCCCAACCGCCGGTGCTCCCCCATGCCCAGTAGACCTTGCCCAGCGCGCCGCTCGCCACGAGCTCCCTCATCTTGCGTATGGAGGGCGATAGCATCTGCCCGGGCGCGGCCGCGAGCTTCAGGCCCAACCTGCGAGCGGTGCGCACCATCTCGGAGGCTTCTCTGTGCGTCGTCGCCATCGTCTTCTGGACGTAGACGTGCTTGCCGGCCTGGAGCGCGCGCATCGCCAGCTCGTAGTGGAACGGGATAGGTGTGGCCACGATCACCAGGTCGAGGTCTCGCACGGCGATCAGCTCGCTGGGGTCGCTGAAGTACAGCGGCACGTCGAAGGCCTCCGCCGTCCTACGCGCCCGCTCCTCCACCACGTCGCATACCGCCAGCAGCTCGAGCCTCTCCCTTGCGTCCGGCTGCGTGATCTGGGGGAGTATGCCCATCAACGACAGGGCGCCACAACCTATCAAGCCTGCCCTAACTTGTGAGGACATAGCGCAACACCTCCAA from Thermobaculum terrenum ATCC BAA-798 includes:
- a CDS encoding homocysteine S-methyltransferase family protein; translated protein: MARNPLEIIRHQGYILGDGGYLIELERRGYVQSGSDREKVGTGKGSGQYTPEVAIEHPDALRELHTEFLMAGSQVLQALTFFATREKLSRAGYGPQTEAINIAAVRIAREVAGERALVAASVARTQLFEREGPAAREHARDLIAEQIRILTSAGVDFLILETFFHLQEMLIALECARDCGLPVMATMSFRPKTTESSDGYTPAECARAMVDAGADIVGANCEQEPSRMLPIVLQMRAAVDVPIAAQPAAFRTSDDTPCFTRMPQFPDDLETIQVSRREFADFATQAISQGVQYIGGCCGANAAYIRAMAKALSRAPELA
- a CDS encoding Gfo/Idh/MocA family protein, which produces MSSQVRAGLIGCGALSLMGILPQITQPDARERLELLAVCDVVEERARRTAEAFDVPLYFSDPSELIAVRDLDLVIVATPIPFHYELAMRALQAGKHVYVQKTMATTHREASEMVRTARRLGLKLAAAPGQMLSPSIRKMRELVASGALGKVYWAWGSTGGWGHDYEPQRQGEDVLHSVDPTWYYKAGGGPLVDVTVYVLHSLTGILGPALRVAAMSGIAVPTRQWRDKTIQLEVDDNSLLMLDFGDSTFAVAGGHSCMTGRLVTWGSMGIYGSEGAIETLEIEPLSGHPSRLYITSSHGLAEIGGEREGEYLPDSWLPYVDARHAAIPEPHVYADIMHLVDCIMADKDPIPSGEHAAHVVEIIEKGYVAARTGRAQHLESTFNLP